Proteins from a genomic interval of Equus przewalskii isolate Varuska chromosome 32, EquPr2, whole genome shotgun sequence:
- the FBXO30 gene encoding F-box only protein 30 isoform X1 has product MEEELQHSHCVNCVSRRCMTRPEPGVSCDLIGCPLVCGAVFHSCKADEHRLLCPFERVPCLNSDFGCPFTMARNKVAEHLETCPASVVCCTMEWNRWPVSYADRKSYENLSRDVDEVAQLDMALALQDQRMLLESLKVATMMSKATDKVSEPREQISVKSSIPEIPHANGLVSVDEESYGALYQATVETTRSLAAALDILNTATRDIGMLSSSLCASPNDMNEEQNARESLQNRNLKDQDHLYEDEIGAVGGIDHNDISQNAQSEQNGSSDLLCDLNTSSYGTSALCNGFPLENICTQVLDQNQNLHGDSEQSNLTNGECVASDGTSKPSSSLSVAAQFREVIPSNALPNGTVQHSLVPDDEHEGELCGRKADLGDLRNADVLSFSHPPSFKFLSNSSWAKPKEDKAVDTSDLEVAEDPMGLQGIDLITAALLFCLGDSPGGRGISDSRMVDVYHIDFGTQTFSLPSAILATNTMVGEIASASACDHANPQLSNPSPFQTLGLDLVLECVARYQPKQRSMFTFVCGQLFRRKEFSSHFKNVHGDIHAGLNGWMEQRCPLAYYGCTYSQRRFCPSTQGAKIIHDHHLRSFGVQPCVSTVLVEPARNCVLGLHSDHLSSLPFEVLQHIASFLDGFSLCQLSCVSRLMRDVCGSLLQSRGMVILQWGKRKYPEGNSSWQIKEKVWRFSTAFCSVNEWKFADILSMADHLKKCSYNIVEKREEAIPLPCMCVTRELTKEGRSLRSVLKPVL; this is encoded by the exons ATGGAGGAGGAGCTGCAGCATTCGCACTGTGTGAATTGTGTCAGTAGACGGTGTATGACCCGACCAGAGCCTGGGGTTTCCTGTGACTTGATTGGTTGTCCACTGGTTTGTGGAGCAGTTTTCCATTCTTGTAAAGCTGATGAACATCGACTTTTATGTCCTTTTGAACGAGTGCCTTGCTTAAATAGTGACTTTGGATGTCCATTTACAATGGCTCGAAATAAAGTTGCTGAACATCTGGAAACGTGTCCTGCAAGTGTGGTGTGCTGTACTATGGAGTGGAACCGGTGGCCAGTTAGTTATGCAGACCGGAAGTCGTATGAAAATCTAAGCAGAGATGTCGATGAAGTGGCGCAATTAGATATGGCCTTGGCCCTTCAAGACCAAAGGATGCTTTTAGAATCTCTCAAAGTAGCCACCATGATGTCAAAAGCGACTGATAAAGTATCAGAACCTAGAGAACAAATCTCAGTTAAATCAAGTATCCCAGAAATACCACATGCTAATGGTTTGGTGTCTGTTGATGAAGAATCTTATGGTGCACTTTATCAAGCTACTGTAGAAACAACCAGAAGTTTGGCTGCTGCTTTAGATATCCTGAATACCGCCACAAGAGACATTGGCATGTTAAGTTCGAGTCTTTGTGCTTCCCCAAATGACATGAATGAAGAACAAAATGCCAGAGAAAGCTTACAGAATAGAAACTTGAAAGACCAGGACCACCTTTATGAGGATGAGATAGGAGCAGTAGGTGGAATTGACCATAACGACATCAGTCAGAATGCCCAGTCTGAACAAAATGGTTCAAGTGATTTATTATGTGACTTGAATACTAGTTCTTATGGCACTTCTGCTCTTTGTAATGGCTTTCCTCtggaaaatatatgtacacaGGTCTTAGACCAGAACCAGAATTTACATGGTGATTCAGAACAAAGTAACTTAACAAATGGAGAATGTGTAGCATCAGATGGCACTTCAAAACCTTCCAGTTCACTTTCAGTAGCAGCACAATTTAGGGAAGTAATACCGTCTAATGCTTTGCCTAATGGCACAGTCCAGCACAGCCTCGTGCCAGATGATGAGCATGAAGGAGAGCTGTGTGGGAGAAAAGCAGACTTGGGGGACTTGAGGAATGCGGATGTCTTATCTTTCAGTCATCCTCCTTCATTCAAATTTCTTTCTAATTCAAGTTGGGCTAAACCAAAGGAAGATAAAGCAGTAGATACATCAGATTTGGAAGTTGCAGAAGATCCAATGGGCCTCCAAGGAATAGACCTGATCACAGCAGCGTTGCTGTTTTGTCTGGGAGATTCTCCAGGGGGGAGGGGTATATCTGATAGTCGCATGGTTGATGTTTATCACATTGACTTTGGGACTCAGACTTTTTCCCTTCCATCTGCAATATTAGCTACAAATACAATGGTTGGGGAAATTGCTTCAGCTTCAGCTTGTGATCATGCCAACCCACAGCTTTCAAATCCAAGTCCTTTTCAGACACTTGGGCTGGATTTAGTATTGGAATGTGTCGCTAGGTACCAACCCAAACAGCGTTCGATGTTTACATTTGTTTGTGGACAATTGTTTAGAAGGAAagaattttcttcacattttaagaaCGTGCATGGTGACATTCATGCTGGACTCAATGGCTGGATGGAACAGAGGTGCCCTTTAGCATACTATGGTTGTACCTACTCTCAGCGTAGATTTTGTCCATCAACACAAGGAGCAAAGATTATACATGACCACCATTTGAGGTCATTTGGAGTTCAGCCATGTGTGTCTACAGTGTTAGTAGAGCCTGCTAGAAACTGTGTGTTGGGATTACATAGTGACCATCTAAGTAGTCTTCCTTTTGAGGTCCTACAACATATTGCAAGCTTTCTCGATGGCTTCAGTTTATGCCAGCTCTCGTGTGTATCCAGGTTAATGAGGGATGTGTGTGGCAGTCTGCTTCAGTCTCGTGGAATGGTCATACTGCAGTGGGGGAAAAGGAAGTATCCAGAAGGAAATTCATCATGGCAGATTAAAGAAAAG GTATGGCGATTCAGTACTGCATTTTGTTCTGTTAATGAATGGAAATTTGCTGACATCCTAAGCATGGCTGACCACTTGAAGAAATGCAGTTACAATATTGTAGAGAAACGAGAGGAAGCCATCCCATTGCCGTGTATGTGTGTGACACGAGAGCTCACTAAAGAAGGACGTTCACTTCGCTCAGTTTTAAAACCTGTCCTTTAA
- the FBXO30 gene encoding F-box only protein 30 isoform X2, with protein sequence MEEELQHSHCVNCVSRRCMTRPEPGVSCDLIGCPLVCGAVFHSCKADEHRLLCPFERVPCLNSDFGCPFTMARNKVAEHLETCPASVVCCTMEWNRWPVSYADRKSYENLSRDVDEVAQLDMALALQDQRMLLESLKVATMMSKATDKVSEPREQISVKSSIPEIPHANGLVSVDEESYGALYQATVETTRSLAAALDILNTATRDIGMLSSSLCASPNDMNEEQNARESLQNRNLKDQDHLYEDEIGAVGGIDHNDISQNAQSEQNGSSDLLCDLNTSSYGTSALCNGFPLENICTQVLDQNQNLHGDSEQSNLTNGECVASDGTSKPSSSLSVAAQFREVIPSNALPNGTVQHSLVPDDEHEGELCGRKADLGDLRNADVLSFSHPPSFKFLSNSSWAKPKEDKAVDTSDLEVAEDPMGLQGIDLITAALLFCLGDSPGGRGISDSRMVDVYHIDFGTQTFSLPSAILATNTMVGEIASASACDHANPQLSNPSPFQTLGLDLVLECVARYQPKQRSMFTFVCGQLFRRKEFSSHFKNVHGDIHAGLNGWMEQRCPLAYYGCTYSQRRFCPSTQGAKIIHDHHLRSFGVQPCVSTVLVEPARNCVLGLHSDHLSSLPFEVLQHIASFLDGFSLCQLSCVSRLMRDVCGSLLQSRGMVILQWGKRKYPEGNSSWQIKEKILHQKGSIIESKNPLRDAKKPKNKY encoded by the coding sequence ATGGAGGAGGAGCTGCAGCATTCGCACTGTGTGAATTGTGTCAGTAGACGGTGTATGACCCGACCAGAGCCTGGGGTTTCCTGTGACTTGATTGGTTGTCCACTGGTTTGTGGAGCAGTTTTCCATTCTTGTAAAGCTGATGAACATCGACTTTTATGTCCTTTTGAACGAGTGCCTTGCTTAAATAGTGACTTTGGATGTCCATTTACAATGGCTCGAAATAAAGTTGCTGAACATCTGGAAACGTGTCCTGCAAGTGTGGTGTGCTGTACTATGGAGTGGAACCGGTGGCCAGTTAGTTATGCAGACCGGAAGTCGTATGAAAATCTAAGCAGAGATGTCGATGAAGTGGCGCAATTAGATATGGCCTTGGCCCTTCAAGACCAAAGGATGCTTTTAGAATCTCTCAAAGTAGCCACCATGATGTCAAAAGCGACTGATAAAGTATCAGAACCTAGAGAACAAATCTCAGTTAAATCAAGTATCCCAGAAATACCACATGCTAATGGTTTGGTGTCTGTTGATGAAGAATCTTATGGTGCACTTTATCAAGCTACTGTAGAAACAACCAGAAGTTTGGCTGCTGCTTTAGATATCCTGAATACCGCCACAAGAGACATTGGCATGTTAAGTTCGAGTCTTTGTGCTTCCCCAAATGACATGAATGAAGAACAAAATGCCAGAGAAAGCTTACAGAATAGAAACTTGAAAGACCAGGACCACCTTTATGAGGATGAGATAGGAGCAGTAGGTGGAATTGACCATAACGACATCAGTCAGAATGCCCAGTCTGAACAAAATGGTTCAAGTGATTTATTATGTGACTTGAATACTAGTTCTTATGGCACTTCTGCTCTTTGTAATGGCTTTCCTCtggaaaatatatgtacacaGGTCTTAGACCAGAACCAGAATTTACATGGTGATTCAGAACAAAGTAACTTAACAAATGGAGAATGTGTAGCATCAGATGGCACTTCAAAACCTTCCAGTTCACTTTCAGTAGCAGCACAATTTAGGGAAGTAATACCGTCTAATGCTTTGCCTAATGGCACAGTCCAGCACAGCCTCGTGCCAGATGATGAGCATGAAGGAGAGCTGTGTGGGAGAAAAGCAGACTTGGGGGACTTGAGGAATGCGGATGTCTTATCTTTCAGTCATCCTCCTTCATTCAAATTTCTTTCTAATTCAAGTTGGGCTAAACCAAAGGAAGATAAAGCAGTAGATACATCAGATTTGGAAGTTGCAGAAGATCCAATGGGCCTCCAAGGAATAGACCTGATCACAGCAGCGTTGCTGTTTTGTCTGGGAGATTCTCCAGGGGGGAGGGGTATATCTGATAGTCGCATGGTTGATGTTTATCACATTGACTTTGGGACTCAGACTTTTTCCCTTCCATCTGCAATATTAGCTACAAATACAATGGTTGGGGAAATTGCTTCAGCTTCAGCTTGTGATCATGCCAACCCACAGCTTTCAAATCCAAGTCCTTTTCAGACACTTGGGCTGGATTTAGTATTGGAATGTGTCGCTAGGTACCAACCCAAACAGCGTTCGATGTTTACATTTGTTTGTGGACAATTGTTTAGAAGGAAagaattttcttcacattttaagaaCGTGCATGGTGACATTCATGCTGGACTCAATGGCTGGATGGAACAGAGGTGCCCTTTAGCATACTATGGTTGTACCTACTCTCAGCGTAGATTTTGTCCATCAACACAAGGAGCAAAGATTATACATGACCACCATTTGAGGTCATTTGGAGTTCAGCCATGTGTGTCTACAGTGTTAGTAGAGCCTGCTAGAAACTGTGTGTTGGGATTACATAGTGACCATCTAAGTAGTCTTCCTTTTGAGGTCCTACAACATATTGCAAGCTTTCTCGATGGCTTCAGTTTATGCCAGCTCTCGTGTGTATCCAGGTTAATGAGGGATGTGTGTGGCAGTCTGCTTCAGTCTCGTGGAATGGTCATACTGCAGTGGGGGAAAAGGAAGTATCCAGAAGGAAATTCATCATGGCAGATTAAAGAAAAG